A stretch of [Clostridium] scindens DNA encodes these proteins:
- a CDS encoding V-type ATP synthase subunit B, giving the protein MPKEYRTIQEVAGPLMLVRGVENVAYDELGEIELASGERRRCKVLEINGSDALVQLFESATGINLSNSKVRFLGRSMELGVSGDMLGRVFDGLGRPIDDGPEILPEERRDINGLPMNPAARSYPEEFIQTGVSAIDGLNTLVRGQKLPIFSASGLPHANLAAQIARQAKVRGTDENFAVVFAAMGITFEESNFFVESFKETGAIDRTVLFINLANDPAIERISTPRMALTAAEYLAFEKDMHVLVILTDITNYADALREVSAARKEVPGRRGYPGYMYTDLASLYERAGRQKGKKGSITMIPILTMPEDDKTHPIPDLTGYITEGQIILSRDLYRKGIQPPIDVLPSLSRLKDKGIGEGKTRADHSNTLNQLFAAYARGKDAKELMTILGEAALTEIDLLYAKFADAFEKEYVSQGYNADRSIEETLEIGWKLLSMLPRAELKRIDDKFLDLYYGKQ; this is encoded by the coding sequence ATGCCAAAAGAATATAGAACCATACAAGAAGTTGCCGGCCCTCTGATGCTGGTGCGCGGGGTAGAGAACGTAGCCTATGATGAATTGGGAGAAATCGAGCTTGCCAGCGGAGAGAGACGCCGCTGCAAGGTTTTGGAGATCAACGGAAGCGATGCCCTGGTTCAGCTGTTCGAAAGCGCTACCGGTATCAACTTAAGCAACAGTAAAGTGCGTTTCCTTGGACGAAGCATGGAACTGGGAGTATCCGGCGACATGCTGGGCCGTGTATTCGACGGCCTGGGCCGCCCGATCGATGACGGCCCGGAGATTCTTCCCGAGGAAAGAAGAGATATCAATGGCCTGCCTATGAACCCGGCAGCCAGAAGCTACCCTGAGGAGTTCATCCAGACCGGCGTATCCGCTATCGACGGACTGAATACGCTGGTACGTGGACAGAAACTTCCGATCTTCTCCGCGTCCGGTCTTCCGCATGCCAACCTGGCAGCACAGATTGCGAGACAGGCCAAGGTTCGCGGAACAGACGAGAACTTCGCCGTTGTATTTGCGGCAATGGGTATTACTTTCGAGGAATCCAACTTCTTCGTTGAATCATTCAAAGAAACAGGCGCTATTGACAGGACCGTATTGTTCATCAACCTGGCAAATGACCCGGCTATCGAGCGTATTTCCACGCCTCGTATGGCGCTGACGGCAGCAGAGTATCTGGCATTCGAGAAGGATATGCATGTACTGGTTATCCTGACGGATATCACCAACTATGCAGACGCTCTCCGTGAAGTATCTGCCGCGCGTAAGGAAGTTCCCGGACGCCGTGGCTATCCTGGATATATGTACACGGACCTTGCATCCCTCTATGAGAGAGCGGGACGTCAGAAGGGCAAGAAGGGAAGCATCACCATGATCCCGATCCTTACCATGCCTGAGGATGATAAGACCCATCCAATCCCTGACTTGACGGGATACATTACAGAGGGACAGATCATCTTAAGCCGTGACCTGTATAGAAAAGGCATTCAGCCGCCGATCGACGTACTGCCTTCGCTATCCCGTCTGAAAGATAAGGGTATCGGCGAAGGAAAGACTAGGGCTGACCACTCCAATACGCTGAACCAGCTCTTCGCCGCATATGCGCGAGGCAAGGATGCGAAAGAACTTATGACCATCTTAGGCGAGGCCGCCTTGACGGAAATTGACCTCCTCTATGCGAAGTTTGCCGATGCATTCGAAAAAGAGTATGTATCACAAGGCTACAACGCCGACCGCTCCATCGAAGAGACGCTGGAAATCGGCTGGAAGCTCCTCTCCATGCTGCCAAGAGCCGAACTAAAACGAATCGACGACAAATTCTTAGATTTATATTATGGTAAGCAGTAA
- a CDS encoding V-type ATP synthase subunit A gives MSTGTIKKVAGPLVIAEGMRDANMFDVVRVSNQRLIGEIIEMHGDEASIQVYEETSGLGPGEPVESMEVPMSVELGPGLIASIYDGIQRPLDDIMKVSGNSLQRGVEVASLKRDKKWEFVPVAKVGDEVEAGDILGTVQETIVVQQKIMVPYGIKGTVKEIKSGEFTVEDVVAVVATEDGDKELTMLQRWPVRKGRPYVKKLPPEKPLVTGQRVVDTFFPIAKGGVAAVPGPFGSGKTVIQHQLAKWAEADIVVYIGCGERGNEMTDVLNEFPELKDPKTGQSLMQRTVLIANTSDMPVAAREASIYTGITIAEYFRDMGYSVALMADSTSRWAEALREMSGRLEEMPGEEGYPAYLGSRLAQFYERAGHVISLGKDQREGALSVIGAVSPPGGDISEPVSQATLRIVKVFWGLDSALAYKRHFPAINWLTSYSLYVDNMADWFNSEVASDWMEDRQKMMSLLQEEAELDEIVKMVGMDALSPTDRLKMEAARSIREDFLHQNSFHEIDTYTSLRKQYLMMKLVLAFYEEASEALTKGASMQILINMEVRERIGRYKYTLDADIETEYEKILNELHTEIAGAFGKEDF, from the coding sequence ATGAGTACAGGTACGATTAAAAAAGTAGCAGGACCGCTGGTTATCGCAGAAGGAATGCGGGATGCCAACATGTTCGACGTTGTGCGTGTTAGTAACCAGCGACTGATTGGAGAGATTATCGAGATGCACGGGGACGAGGCATCAATTCAGGTATATGAGGAGACATCAGGCTTAGGACCGGGAGAGCCGGTAGAATCTATGGAGGTTCCGATGTCTGTTGAACTTGGGCCTGGTCTTATCGCGAGCATTTACGATGGTATCCAGCGTCCGCTTGACGATATTATGAAGGTTTCAGGAAACAGCCTGCAGCGTGGCGTTGAGGTTGCTTCCCTGAAGAGAGACAAGAAATGGGAATTTGTCCCGGTTGCAAAAGTTGGAGACGAGGTAGAAGCAGGCGATATATTAGGCACCGTGCAGGAGACCATCGTCGTTCAGCAGAAGATCATGGTTCCTTATGGAATCAAGGGTACGGTAAAAGAGATCAAATCAGGCGAATTTACGGTAGAAGACGTGGTGGCAGTAGTTGCTACGGAAGATGGAGACAAAGAACTTACGATGCTTCAGAGATGGCCGGTTCGTAAAGGACGTCCCTATGTAAAGAAACTTCCGCCGGAGAAGCCATTGGTAACGGGACAGCGCGTTGTCGATACGTTCTTCCCAATCGCTAAAGGCGGAGTTGCCGCTGTTCCCGGACCTTTCGGAAGCGGCAAGACCGTAATCCAGCATCAGCTGGCAAAATGGGCTGAGGCAGATATTGTAGTATATATCGGCTGCGGCGAGCGTGGAAATGAGATGACGGACGTTCTGAACGAGTTCCCGGAACTGAAAGACCCGAAGACAGGCCAGTCACTGATGCAGAGGACGGTTCTGATCGCCAATACGTCAGATATGCCGGTTGCTGCCCGTGAGGCATCCATCTATACAGGTATTACGATTGCGGAATACTTCCGTGATATGGGCTATTCTGTAGCCCTGATGGCAGATTCCACATCCCGGTGGGCAGAGGCCCTTCGAGAGATGTCAGGACGTCTGGAAGAGATGCCTGGCGAGGAAGGATACCCTGCATATCTTGGAAGCCGTCTGGCGCAGTTCTATGAAAGAGCCGGACATGTAATTTCATTAGGCAAAGACCAGAGAGAAGGAGCGCTGTCCGTAATCGGAGCAGTATCCCCTCCGGGCGGCGATATTTCCGAGCCTGTATCCCAGGCGACCCTGCGTATTGTCAAGGTATTCTGGGGACTGGATTCAGCGCTGGCTTACAAACGTCACTTCCCGGCGATCAACTGGCTGACCAGTTATTCTCTATATGTCGATAATATGGCAGACTGGTTCAACAGCGAGGTTGCTTCGGACTGGATGGAAGACCGCCAGAAGATGATGAGCCTTCTGCAGGAAGAGGCAGAACTTGACGAGATCGTTAAGATGGTAGGTATGGATGCGCTGTCACCGACAGACCGCCTTAAGATGGAAGCGGCAAGATCCATCCGTGAGGACTTCCTGCACCAGAACTCTTTCCATGAGATTGACACCTATACCTCTCTGAGGAAGCAATACCTGATGATGAAGCTGGTTCTCGCGTTCTATGAGGAGGCTTCCGAGGCGCTGACCAAAGGCGCTTCTATGCAGATCCTGATCAACATGGAAGTAAGAGAGAGAATCGGGCGTTACAAATATACGCTGGACGCTGATATTGAGACAGAGTATGAAAAGATATTAAATGAACTGCATACCGAGATCGCAGGTGCATTCGGGAAGGAGGACTTCTAA
- a CDS encoding V-type ATP synthase subunit F: MYKIAVLGDYDSIYGFATLGLDTFPVSTREEAGEKLHQLTLGDYGIVYVTEALAAELKHEIEKYQELAVPAIIQIPGISGNTGAGVEGVKKSVEQAVGSDIIFGNE; this comes from the coding sequence ATGTATAAGATTGCAGTACTAGGCGATTATGATAGTATTTACGGTTTCGCTACATTGGGTCTTGATACATTTCCAGTAAGCACCCGTGAGGAAGCCGGAGAAAAACTGCATCAGCTCACCCTTGGAGACTATGGGATAGTCTATGTTACCGAGGCTCTGGCGGCAGAATTAAAACATGAGATAGAGAAATATCAGGAACTGGCTGTTCCGGCGATTATCCAGATACCAGGAATATCCGGCAATACCGGAGCCGGCGTAGAAGGCGTCAAGAAGTCTGTAGAACAGGCGGTAGGATCTGATATTATCTTTGGAAACGAATAA
- a CDS encoding V0D/AC39 family V-type ATPase subunit, producing MSEQYTYAVARIRALEVSLFSNSTIDQLIACQNYEQCIQFLEEKGWGDTETSGNAEAMLTREEEKIWEVVKELSIGMEHFDVLTYPKLFHNLKAAIKEVCTEEKNRHIFYEDVPIPGSAMMEIIKEKDFGKLPANMQHAAEEAYESLLHTRDGQLCDVIIDKAALEAIYAAGKEAKADIIRDYAESTVGVADIKIAVRSQKTAKSIDFMKRAMAECDSINVDQLSKAALAGMDAIREYLLGTAYAQGAEALADSPSAFERWCDNRIIQTISPQKYNAFTIGPVIAYVIARQNEIKTVRIILSGKLNDLPDDSIRERVREMYV from the coding sequence ATGAGTGAACAATATACCTACGCGGTTGCGCGGATACGTGCCCTGGAAGTCTCTTTATTCTCCAACAGCACCATTGACCAGCTGATTGCATGCCAGAACTATGAGCAGTGTATTCAGTTCCTGGAAGAGAAAGGCTGGGGAGACACCGAGACATCCGGTAATGCAGAGGCTATGCTGACCAGAGAAGAAGAAAAGATATGGGAGGTCGTTAAGGAACTGTCCATCGGGATGGAACATTTTGACGTGCTTACCTATCCAAAGCTTTTCCATAATCTGAAGGCCGCAATCAAGGAAGTGTGCACGGAGGAAAAGAACAGGCATATATTCTATGAAGATGTGCCGATTCCAGGAAGTGCCATGATGGAGATCATAAAAGAGAAGGATTTTGGAAAACTTCCTGCAAATATGCAGCACGCGGCGGAAGAAGCATATGAATCGCTTCTTCACACCAGAGACGGACAGCTGTGCGATGTCATTATCGATAAGGCAGCGCTTGAGGCAATCTATGCGGCCGGGAAGGAAGCAAAGGCGGATATCATCCGCGACTATGCGGAATCCACGGTAGGAGTTGCAGATATCAAGATTGCCGTGCGTTCACAGAAAACCGCGAAATCGATAGATTTTATGAAGCGGGCAATGGCTGAATGTGACAGTATCAATGTAGACCAGCTTTCAAAGGCAGCCCTGGCGGGAATGGACGCGATCCGCGAATACCTGCTGGGAACGGCTTATGCACAAGGCGCGGAGGCGTTAGCCGACTCGCCGTCAGCATTCGAGCGCTGGTGCGATAACCGGATTATTCAGACTATCAGTCCACAGAAATATAATGCATTTACCATAGGGCCGGTGATTGCCTATGTAATTGCGAGACAGAACGAAATAAAGACGGTACGAATCATTCTTTCCGGCAAACTTAATGACTTACCGGACGATTCAATCCGAGAAAGGGTAAGGGAGATGTATGTATAA
- a CDS encoding V-type ATP synthase subunit E → MTGLEKMKSQILDEAKAVADSKIAEAKAQAEEIMSQAKAEAEKKQASISQKSEAEIANYKERVASSIDLQRRTKVLAAKQDVIKEVLNKAYESLTGMEADAYFAMLLKMLGKYALPQDGEIFFSARDLKRMPAGFQDEVKKAAESKNGSLTVSEEGRNIENGFILAYGGIEENCTLQAMFDAKRDELSDKVHHLLFL, encoded by the coding sequence ATGACCGGATTAGAAAAAATGAAAAGTCAGATCCTGGATGAAGCGAAAGCAGTGGCTGACAGCAAGATTGCAGAAGCAAAGGCCCAGGCCGAAGAGATTATGAGCCAGGCAAAGGCTGAAGCGGAAAAGAAACAGGCCAGCATCTCCCAGAAATCCGAAGCGGAAATAGCAAACTATAAAGAGCGGGTAGCGTCTTCGATCGATTTACAGAGAAGGACCAAGGTTCTTGCCGCAAAGCAGGATGTCATAAAAGAAGTCCTGAATAAGGCGTATGAGTCGCTGACTGGCATGGAAGCGGATGCTTACTTTGCCATGCTGCTAAAGATGCTTGGCAAGTATGCGCTGCCGCAGGATGGAGAGATATTCTTTTCAGCCAGGGATTTAAAGAGAATGCCTGCAGGATTCCAGGATGAGGTGAAAAAGGCGGCCGAATCAAAGAACGGAAGCCTGACAGTATCTGAAGAAGGCAGGAATATAGAGAATGGATTCATTCTTGCTTATGGCGGTATAGAAGAGAACTGCACATTACAGGCAATGTTTGATGCAAAAAGAGATGAGTTGTCCGATAAGGTTCATCACTTATTATTCTTATAA
- a CDS encoding V-type ATP synthase subunit K, with translation MSIWSNLGLVYALLGAAVAVFLAGAGSALGVGIAGQAASGVVTEDPSKFAKVLILQLLPGTQGIYGLLVGFITLSKIGLLGGGAAEISVQTGLLILAACLPIGIVGLISGRSQGQTAAAAIGIIAKKPDQFGKAMLFPAMVETYAILALLISILSVTAIQV, from the coding sequence ATGAGTATTTGGAGTAATTTAGGACTTGTATACGCATTACTTGGCGCAGCAGTAGCAGTTTTCCTGGCAGGAGCAGGATCAGCACTTGGAGTAGGCATTGCCGGACAGGCAGCATCAGGAGTTGTAACAGAGGACCCAAGCAAATTCGCGAAGGTATTGATTCTGCAGCTGCTTCCTGGTACGCAGGGAATCTATGGACTGCTGGTTGGATTCATCACGTTGTCCAAGATCGGCCTTCTTGGAGGCGGAGCAGCTGAGATCAGCGTGCAGACAGGACTTCTGATTCTGGCAGCATGCCTCCCGATCGGCATCGTTGGATTGATCTCCGGCAGATCCCAGGGACAGACTGCGGCAGCGGCAATCGGAATCATCGCTAAGAAGCCGGACCAGTTTGGTAAAGCCATGCTGTTCCCGGCAATGGTTGAGACATACGCAATCCTGGCACTTCTTATTTCCATCTTATCAGTAACAGCAATTCAGGTATAG